TTTGGCTacgtgatggtggcacacacctttaatcccagcactttggaggcagaggcaggtggatctctgtgagtttgaggccagcctggtctacagagggagttctaagacagccaaggctaccaaagataccctgtcttgaaaaacaaacaaacaaacaaacaaccagccACACTTTGGTGTGAAGCCCCCTTTCATAGCTTCCTGTGTAAACAAACCCTACATTTTACGTGAATCACTGCTTTTGTACCGTAATAGGAATATAGTTACAGTCATAATTACACGTTATGGGGGAATCACAAGAGAAAAACCTGCCTGTGAGCCCATGTCTTGCTACAGaaaagtgtatatatgtatggattTAATAAAACCCTCTGACTCACAATCTAGtgtcttgtttcttgttttactCGGATGAACCCCAGGGCCGCACACATGATAAGTAAGAGCTCCACCACTGGGCTTCAGCCTCAGCCCTTAAAAATCTAGTGTTTTTATGATCTGGCTGTAATAAAGACAAcatcattttttattgaaaaagaaactACTACAAAATCTTCATTATGGAGGTGAATATGCTAGAACGGTACAGAATGTATACAGTTAGCGAGGCTACGCTTCTTAAATGTTCAATTTCAATTTAGAAAAAACATTACTCAGAACGTTGATACAGAACTAGAGAGGAGTTCTTTGCTTTgtggagacagtgtcttgctgtgtatcccaggctggccttgaccttctgacctccttgttcagctctcaAGTGGTGGCACCACAAGTGTGCACACAAACCCTGGctctaaaaagaaaatgtgtcagCTGAATACTGCTTCTCCTCAAGGCCTTGGCAAACCAGGAGAAATACACAaaatatgaacataaaatttACCTCCAGCGATCATTTCCGGTGGGGAAAACAGGGCAATAAAACAGTTAAAGCAACTGGTTTAAGAAATTGTCCACAAAGAAATGTTTGGGGTAAAAAAGACATACACCATTTTAAAATCTGACAATGAAAAGCTTAGGAAAGGTCACGACACATTTTAACAATGTTTGTGGCCATCATAAGACAACATGagggtggccagcctggtctacagaacaagttccaggccagccagggctgcacagagaccctgcctcaaaacaaaacaacagcaaaaacaaaccaacaaaaaagaaaacttgagGCACACTGCCTGAAACCATCAAAGCATTCTTCCAGTCGCAGGCATGACATTTCCCCAAATTAGCAAGCTGAAATGGAGCGGCCAGCTGCGGTCCTTCAGGGCTCCCTCCTGATTGCAAGCAAACCCACGACCACGTCGGAGTTCGGAAAGGAGCCGAAATGTTTCCAAGACACTTTGAAACAGAGGCACTGTGTGTACAAGTAAGAGAGGACCCCTTGATGTCTAACAATCAAATCTACCCACGTTCTAAGTCAGCTCTTAGCAGGCTGAAGTACATGGAGTGTTCTTCAGTTATTGGAAAGAGCACAGATTTTACAGGAATAGCCATAAAATCGCAAATGACCTCGTAACTAACTCCTATTCAAACAAGAATGCAAAATGTGTTGCAGAGCATTTTCTAATTTATGTACTaaaatatatagacatataaaGAGTATTCCTAAAAAGTTACTTTTAATTCAAATACGCACTAGAGAAAATAGCAATTTTATTACATTGAGTCtgtgtattataaatatttgttttagatTCATGATTGACGGTGAGGATTTTATTTCTATGAAGGGCATGTAGTATTTCAGCTTGTCTCTATGGAAACACTACATAAGCAGCTAACTAGATAATTCTGCAGTATGCTAGGAGTGAACATATTAAACAGATTCCCCCTCCACTTTCAGAAATATAGATTCCCAAAATATGATGCTTACTTAATAAGAATATTAGATTCAGATATCCAGAAACAAATGTGATTATTACAAAGTAACAAAACTAGTGACTATAAATGGTTTTAAAGTGGATCCTACTAAGAGTTCCCGCCCTTCTCTGTAAACTCCTCTTCACCCTCTGCAGTCTCACGTGCTGGAGAGGCTGGCTGTTCTGCTGGTGTGGAGCCTGACCCTCCTCCTGGTGCACCTCACTTTCACCTCTGCTGTGCACCTGGAAAAGGACAGCTGCTTCCTGGTGCCTGAGGTGGCATCACGTGATCTACAGTCCCGCTCTCACCTGGCTGCTCCCGCAGCCAGATCCTCACAGTGCTTTTATGGAGTTTCAATGCTGTGCTGCAATTCTTGGTAGATACTCACCTGCCTATATCCACACATCAGCACTATGGATGGGAGTGGAAGGTTGGGTCTAAATCGTTGTCAGCGTGAGTGCTACAGGACAGATTTCACCACGCGAGAGGTTGAAAATGCCTTTAAATGTGTACttagtgtgtgtgcgcgtgtacgTACACCTATGTGCATACCTGCATGTAGTCActgtgcatgtatggaggtcagaggacaacttgcgggaGCCGGTTCTCTCCTTGCACTGTACAGGCTCTGGGGACCGGGGAACAAGCTCAGGCACCAGgcgtggcagcaagcaccttcacccccTGAGGCAGCTCACTTGCCCTAGGTACAAGTTTTCTGTTGTaaaatcagtaaatatttacTTTCTAAGACCAATGTAAAGTGGTTTGAAATTAAGCTTCTGCAGCGGCTTGAATGTGAGTTTGAAGTCTGCACTGCACTACTGACTCGCTTTATATGAAACAGATAAGCAATGCAAGGCACGGTTAGGAAAGGTGTGAGCATAGAGACCTGGTGACCTAGGACTTCCTGTTAACAATCTTCTCTATCACTTTCCAAAAAAAAGCACCAGTCTCTCTTCAGACCTTCATATCTCCCAGGACTCCTCTGTACCCTGATTCTCATATGACTGAAGTTCTACTGCATCCAACGgaagagacacacacaaataggCAGCGAACATACAAAGTACAGTTCTAACAATATAATTTAACATGGTCCTAGCATGCCTGACTCCTGACTTCTGCACACTTCATGACTTATGAGCAACTGTCATGTCCTCCTGCTAACTAAACTGCTTTGGTGTgcgtttcttttccttctttaaaacatGCAGTTCATACACTTGACCGTTTTGCTGCCATAGTCGATACACTCGGGACCGATGCACTCACAGCAGGCGTTATGAAACCAGCGGTATTTGGATGCTCCCATGGACTCACAGGATATTTTACACTGGTGTATGGACATGCAGTCATCAAAATAAACCACCGTGCACATGtgctctgaaaaacaaaagaaatgcagaTTTCAGCACGAACAAGAAGAGTTCCGGCACTCAGTTAAGTGACACGAGCAATTATTTCCTTAGTTCTCTTATTGCCAATCAGCAaatgacaaaaatcagaaaaaaagaccttcatgccgggcggtggtggcgcacgcctttagtcccagcactcaggaggcagagccaagcagatctctgtgagttcgaggccagcctggtctacagagtgagatccaggacagggaccaaaactacacagagaaaccctgtctcggaaaaaaaaaaaaaaaaaaaaaagacacagctgCAAGCCACGTGTGATGCATACAGCTATAGTCCCAGAGGGAGGActgccacaagttcaagaccagcctggtctacatttcagaccttgtctcaaaaaactaaaaccaaagccACAGCAATTGTATTTTCACAAATGCCCTATTCTTCTGCTATAAACGGTATTGAAACATTAAAGACTTTATCATAGTTACAAGCTCTTTATACTCCACAATTACAACACGATCTATTCTCACTAGTAAATGTTCTTTGCTAGGATTCTCAGGCGGTAATCAGCAATTACACCTGGAATCGAGATGTCTGTGATACCGATTTGTCTGTAACACTTTAATGGATGGCAGCAAGGAGTAAAATCCGTCCTGTACCCAGAATCCATAGCGGAggggacagaactgactcctcaacattgtcctgtgacctccacaagtgcCACGGTGCGTGTGCCAACACTCAGAAGCACATACAgacacaataacaaaataaaaattaattagttgATGATGCTGGCATCATTAGCAAACACCTAACTTATGAGGACCTTTGACAGTCACATGACAGCAAGCACAAATGCCATGTAATAAAGAACATTTAAAGTCTGATTCAAATAAATAGCAGAACTAGGGAGTCGTCATCTTCCAACACAGTCTCCATGCTGATGTGTCTCCTCATCTACCATCTATTCAAGACTACACAAATCCAAACTTCAAAGCTGCTCCAGAAGATAACCTATTGTAGTCTGTCACAGGGCAGGCCACAGAGTGGAACAGGTACCTTTGTCACTGGGATAAGGGGCGTGAACAttgttgctgggaacagacacattTTGGTGGTGCGGCTGGTTCACAGTTTCTAAAAAGGAAACTAGATTTTCGTGGTGAGAGAGTTCTTCTGCCACAGGGAAGGAGACGATGTTCCAGTTCAGCTGGGTGTCTCCCTCGGTGAGCGCTCTGAACAGGGAAGGGATGGGCTCATGCAGCTCCTCCACTGTGCTCTTGGAAGTGGGAGGTGTGTCGCTGTAATTCCGAGGGTTACACATGcctgggaagacaggaagaatCAAAGCTTACTTTGATATAACATTTCGGGGGTTTGCTAATTCCATGGAATGAAGGCTCTGTATGTTAACACTGTGATTTCTAGTGTTATGAGTTCATGTTTTCCAACCTTTTTGTCCCCTAAAGAACAAAAAGTATGAGAACCACCCACTGAGCAAACCAAGGTTCCAAACTACCTCCACTCACAGGACTCCGGGAGTGTGATTCCAGGGCTTTGGATGCACAAATACACAGTGagccaggaacacacacaaatacgtgtgcgtgcgtgcgtgcgtgcgtgcgtgcgtgcgtgtgtgtgtgtgtgtgtgtgtgtgtgtaagacatgGAAGGCAATGTGAAGACATGGAATGTCAACTTTCACTGACTCAATCAACAGTGTGGGCATGAAAGCGGGGTGCCAAGGCTTGGGATACAGCCCAGTTGCTAGAATGCTACGCGGGCCCTCAAtatcacacctgcaatcccaggctggtgtcacatccacagccaggaagcagagcggacaggaagtggggctgggctATCATACCTCAGGCTCGCCCCAGTGTCCCACTTCCTCAGCAGCGCCACCTCCTAAGGTCCCCAGGGCACCATCAGCTGAGCAGTGGGGGacacttcacattcaaaccacaacaccaaGGGTGACTTGAGCTCCCAATGTTCCACCGCTGTCCcttgtgtgctgagattacaggtgtgggtgACAACAGCTggtctgtgagtgctggggatcaagcctgCTCCTTGTATATAACAGGTGGCACTCCCTGTACATCATactttaaaagcaaaattatgattcattttttgtttaatatCTATTAGGTCTAATACGGAGTTTCATGCTTCCCTGGAGTAAAAGCTTGAAAAGTTAAGCCAAAATTTATAAATTCTCAAATTTCATAAATTCAGAGAGGAGAAAAGTATCTCTTctgttttttacattttcttaaagaATTTGGCAAGAGCTGAGTAGAATAATGTGTATTTCTCTCATAAAATGTAAGAAATCTGAACTTAACAGTTAGACTGTACCGCAGAGCCAGAGATTAAAAGATCAAGTGTGAACACTTTAATCTAAGTGAGGAAACGGACCCAGACAAAGTAAACGTCTTGTCTACTGTTACATAACCCAGGGCCAGAGCCACAGTCATGGctcactctgccttcctgctcaCTGTTCCGACAAGCACATGCTCAGGCAGCCCCAGTGCGGCGGGCAGCTGGTACCGCCATGGACCGTGGGCAGCACACAGGCTCTGCCAGAGTCTGTGAGTGGAGCTAGACCAGAAACGAAAAGGCCATGTCTGACTTCAAAAGACTTCACACGCCAGTACTTACTATCAGAAAGCTCATCACAAAAAATTCAGTTTTGTGTATCTAACCAACTCTAGACAAAAAAGGCAAGTCATTTAAATAATATTGCATTAAAACCAGGACATGGAGGGGACAGAGTACAGGAACTGACTCTTGGAAACACTACAAAGGAACAGAGCTGGGGTGATAAAGGGCcgattttattttgaaaagaaaaagaaaacaaccagtGTCCACAAAGTGACAGGCCAATGAGACGGCACAGACAGAACTGAGAGGGGACAAGGAGGACAGGCAGCAACGGCATCTCTGACACCTggggtgggaaggggtggggctggagaccGTCAGAAGCTCTTAGGGCAGGACTGAGGTTGGAGACCTTGGGCGTGGAGACCTCCTAAGTTAGCAGCTTCCCAAGGAAGGATGCAGAGATGCAGGTCAGCACTCGAGGCACACAGGCAGCAGGCTTCTGCC
The window above is part of the Peromyscus maniculatus bairdii isolate BWxNUB_F1_BW_parent chromosome 13, HU_Pman_BW_mat_3.1, whole genome shotgun sequence genome. Proteins encoded here:
- the Twsg1 gene encoding twisted gastrulation protein homolog 1, which translates into the protein MKSDYVVLTLASLMFLICLPVSQSCNKALCASDVSKCLIQELCQCRPGEGSCPCCKECMLCLGALWDECCDCVGMCNPRNYSDTPPTSKSTVEELHEPIPSLFRALTEGDTQLNWNIVSFPVAEELSHHENLVSFLETVNQPHHQNVSVPSNNVHAPYPSDKEHMCTVVYFDDCMSIHQCKISCESMGASKYRWFHNACCECIGPECIDYGSKTVKCMNCMF